A single window of Rhodamnia argentea isolate NSW1041297 chromosome 5, ASM2092103v1, whole genome shotgun sequence DNA harbors:
- the LOC115753419 gene encoding tyrosine-specific transport system-like gives MATTVRFMPLSSCTVHSSEQANSYTVFLLPWPARRRRRNKKSSGGATALCHSSSCSHHLTKQRINRFHHTKKDHDPPWLRAKPARAKQKSEAVEVAEEGSKKKGTMAGAIALIVGTSIGSGILALPKKASSAGLFPSSICMILCWAFLLVEALLLVEINVNMRKRKKKIEKGGEDELEVISIRTMAQETLGKWGGGFTTVTYVFLGYTSMIAYCSKSGEILFHLLNLPASFAGFFFTALFALLISVGGTPATDKVNQWLTASMIGLLVAIEVLAVVLGGWSGFGGSGDWEKVPATIPVMIFSLVYHDAAPVICAYLGGDLKRIRNSVLLGSTIPLLALLIWDAIALALLNDANRVSDPLDLLLSVRWSGVPLMVEAFSLLAIGTSLIGTLLGFSEFFKEQLTNYELQSPSVQILQEPKEVFGVRKWWDRKRISFASVAMVVAPSILVSTTVPDAFSAATDIAGGYCMTMLYGVLPPAMAWAMHRSEECDDTQKGGLSRAKPALVGVGLFACGIVMEQVLQDLLAIIHQ, from the exons atggccaCAACAGTACGATTCATGCCTCTCTCTTCTTGTACAGTCCATTCCAGCGAGCAAGCGAACTCGTACACTGTCTTTCTTCTTCCCTGGCCGGCTcgtcggaggaggaggaacaaGAAATCGTCCGGTGGCGCAACAGCTCTTTGCCACTCGTCTTCCTGTTCCCACCATTTGACGAAGCAGAGGATAAATCGCTTCCACCACACGAAGAAGGACCACGACCCGCCATGGCTGCGCGCAAAACCCGCTCGCGCGAAGCAGAAGAGCGAAGCTGTGGAGGTTGCAGAAGAAGGGTCCAAGAAGAAGGGAACGATGGCTGGTGCTATTGCCCTGATCGTCGGTACTAGCATCGGCTCAGGAATACTCGCACTCCCTAAGAAGGCTTCCTCTGCT GGCCTGTTTCCAAGTTCGATATGTATGATCTTGTGTTGGGCGTTTCTCTTGGTCGAAGCGCTTTTGCTGGTGGAGATCAATGTGAATATgcggaagagaaagaagaagatagagaaaggaggagaggatgagttggaggtcATCTCTATCAGGACAATGGCTCAGGAGACATTAGGAAAGTGGGGAGGCGGTTTCACGACTGTCACTTATGTGTTTCTGGGCTACACCTCCATGATCGCATATTGTTCCAAGTCTGGCGAGATCCTTTTCCATCTTCTAAATCTTCCAGCTTCATTTGCGGGCTTCTTCTTCACCGCGCTCTTTGCATTGCTCATATCAGTAGGAGGAACTCCAGCCACTGATAAAGTGAACCAGTGGCTCACTGCTTCCATGATAG GTTTGTTGGTGGCCATTGAGGTGCTTGCGGTTGTGCTCGGTGGATGGTCGGGTTTTGGGGGAAGTGGAGACTGGGAAAAGGTTCCAGCGACAATCCCCGTGATGATCTTTTCTCTGGTTTATCACGACGCAGCACCTG TAATCTGTGCTTATCTTGGAGGCGATCTGAAGCGTATAAGGAACTCCGTTTTGCTTGGTAGTACTATCCCATTGCTTGCTTTGCTAATATGGGATGCCATTGCACTCGCTCTCTTGAACGATGCAAATCGAGTTTCTGATCCTCTCGATTTGCTGCTGAG CGTAAGATGGAGTGGGGTCCCGTTGATGGTGGAGGCTTTTTCGCTACTAGCCATTGGAACGTCCCTAATAGGTACTCTTCTGGGATTCTCAGAGTTCTTCAAGGAGCAACTCACAAACTACGAGCTGCAGTCTCCTTCAGTACAGATTTTGCAG GAACCAAAGGAGGTCTTTGGGGTGAGAAAGTGGTGGGACAGAAAGAGAATTAGCTTTGCGTCGGTAGCGATGGTCGTTGCTCCGTCTATACTGGTGTCGACGACAGTTCCGGATGCATTTTCAGCAGCCACAGATATTGCT GGAGGGTACTGTATGACGATGCTATACGGCGTTCTACCACCGGCGATGGCTTGGGCTATGCACCGTTCAGAAGAATGCGACGACACCCAAAAGGGTGGACTATCAAGAGCAAAGCCTGCACTCGTTGGAGTCGGTCTTTTTGCTTGCGGAATCGTGATGGAGCAAGTTCTTCAGGACCTGTTAGCAATTATACACCAATAG
- the LOC115753429 gene encoding patatin-like protein 6: protein MASNNNNSSEMPEEPSIDTDKLSYEIFSILESKFLFGYDDPKLWVPKQIDPKPAADAAADNNNPSSIKNQRGKICILAVDAGGMRGILPGKALAYLEHALKSKSGNPDASIADYFDVAAGTGVGGIFTAMLFATKDHSRPLFRADDTWKFLADHGRKFYRSHPVSGSGGFLRRLLRGRSAGSTSSATAALERLVRESFSDGAGRELTLRDTLKPVLVPCYDLTSSAPLLFSRADALETDGFDFRLWEVCRATSAEPGVLEPVQMRSLDGRTRCVAVGGGLAMSNPAAAAITHVLHNKQEFPFVRGMEDLLVLSLGTGQLLEVSYEYDQVKAWKARDWARPVARISGDGSADLVDHAVAMAFSQCRSGSNYVRIQANGSSIGRCGPNVDTDWSPNNVKMLIGIAEEMLKQKHVESVLFGGKRISEQSNFEKLDWFAGELVQEHQRRSCRIAPTVAFKQAVPKPT, encoded by the exons ATGGCAAGCAATAACAATAACTCATCGGAGATGCCAGAAGAGCCGAGCATCGACACCGACAAGCTCAGCTACGAGATCTTCTCAATCCTCGAGAGCAAGTTCCTCTTCGGCTACGACGACCCCAAGCTGTGGGTCCCCAAACAAATCGACCCGAAACCCGCCGCCGACGCAGCGGCCGACAACAACAACCCCTCCTCCATCAAGAACCAGCGAGGCAAAATCTGCATCCTCGCCGTCGACGCAGGCGGCATGCGGGGCATCCTCCCCGGCAAAGCCCTCGCCTATCTGGAGCACGCCCTCAAGTCGAAGTCCGGCAACCCGGACGCCAGCATCGCCGACTACTTCGACGTCGCCGCGGGCACCGGCGTCGGCGGCATATTCACCGCCATGCTCTTCGCCACAAAGGACCACAGCCGCCCGCTTTTCCGCGCAGACGACACGTGGAAGTTCCTCGCCGACCACGGCCGGAAGTTCTACCGCTCGCATCCCGTCTCCGGCTCGGGCGGGTTCCTGCGGAGGCTCCTGCGGGGGCGCTCCGCTGGCTCCACGTCGTCGGCGACGGCCGCGCTGGAGAGGCTTGTGAGGGAGTCCTTCAGCGACGGGGCGGGGAGGGAGCTGACGCTGAGGGACACGCTGAAGCCGGTCCTGGTGCCGTGCTACGACCTGACGAGCTCAGCACCGCTCCTGTTCTCGCGCGCCGACGCGCTGGAGACGGACGGGTTCGACTTCCGGCTCTGGGAGGTGTGCCGCGCCACGTCGGCGGAGCCTGGGGTTCTGGAGCCGGTGCAGATGCGGTCGCTGGACGGGCGGACGCGGTGCGTGGCGGTGGGAGGGGGCCTGGCGATGAGCAacccggcggcggcggcgatcacGCACGTGCTGCACAACAAGCAGGAGTTCCCGTTCGTGCGAGGGATGGAGGACCTGCTGGTCCTGTCGCTAGGGACGGGGCAGCTCCTGGAGGTGAGCTACGAGTACGACCAGGTCAAGGCCTGGAAGGCCCGGGACTGGGCCCGTCCCGTGGCCCGGATATCGGGCGACGGGTCGGCGGACCTGGTCGACCACGCGGTGGCCATGGCATTCAGCCAGTGCAGGAGCGGCAGCAATTACGTGCGGATTCAG GCAAATGGGTCCAGCATTGGTCGTTGTGGACCGAATGTGGATACAGACTGGAGTCCTAACAATGTAAAGATGCTGATAGGGATAGCAGAGGAAATGCTCAAGCAGAAGCACGTTGAATCGGTGCTATTTGGTGGCAAGAGGATCTCAGAACAGAGTAACTTCGAGAAGCTCGACTGGTTCGCCGGAGAGCTTGTGCAGGAGCACCAGAGGAGGAGTTGCCGAATTGCTCCCACTGTTGCTTTCAAGCAAGCTGTTCCTAAACCCACCTAA
- the LOC115753453 gene encoding chorismate synthase, chloroplastic-like, which yields MASSVSAKPFLGASASDSVSAFGSRASDLSRPSLQFLFRTPASRKLQIKAAGSTFGTHFRVTTFGESHGGGVGCVVDGCPPRLPLTEADLQADLDRRRPGQSRITTPRKETDTCRIYSGVSDGVTTGTPIMVLVPNTDQRGHDYSEMSIAYRPSHADATYDMKYGVRSVQGGGRSSARETIGRVASGAIAKKILKELSGTEVLAYVSQVHAVELPQELVDHETLSLDQIESNIVRCPDPVYAEKMIAAIDAVRVRGDSVGGVVTCIVRNAPRGLGSPVFDKLEGLLAKAALSLPATKGFEFGSGFAGTYLTGSQHNDEFFMDENGRIRTRTNRSGGIQGGISNGEIINMRVAFKPTSTIGRKQHTVTREKQETELIARGRHDPCVVPRAVPMVEAMVALVLVDQLMAHYAQCHLFPINPELQDSLSLSSARRGIEFAPSEEVANQL from the exons ATGGCGTCTTCTGTATCGGCCAAGCCGTTTCTTGGAGCTTCGGCTTCTGACTCCGTCTCCGCCTTCGGTTCTCGGGCCTCGGATCTCAGTAGACCCTCTCTTCAGTTCTTGTTCCGCACCCCAGCTTCCAGAAAACTCc AGATAAAGGCTGCTGGGAGCACTTTTGGAACTCATTTCCGAGTTACCACATTTGGAGAATCTCATGGAGGTGGCGTAGGTTGTGTAGTTGATGGATGCCCTCCACGGTTGCCCCTCACAGAAGCTGATCTCCAAGCAGATCTTGACAGAAG ACGACCGGGCCAGAGCCGAATCACTACCCCCAGAAAAGAGACAGATACATGCCGAATATATTCAGGAGTCTCTGATG GAGTGACCACAGGGACACCGATCATGGTATTAGTTCCGAATACTGATCAGAGAGGTCAT GATTACAGTGAAATGTCAATAGCTTATAGGCCTTCTCATGCAGATGCAACTTATGATATGAAATACGGTGTGAGATCAGTTCAG GGTGGTGGAAGATCTTCAGCAAGAGAAACAATTGGAAGAGTTGCATCTGGGGCAATTGCTAAAAAGATTCTTAAGGAATTGTCAGGAACTGAG GTGCTTGCTTATGTCTCTCAAGTCCATGCGGTCGAACTTCCACAAGAATTAGTTGACCATGAAACTCTGTCTCTCGATCAG ATAGAGAGTAACATCGTTAGGTGCCCAGATCCTGTGTATGCTGAGAAGATGATTGCTGCAATTGATGCTGTTCGAGTGAGAGGGGATTCTGTTGGTGGCGTTGTTACATGCATTGTTAGGAATGCTCCACGT GGGCTGGGATCACCAGTTTTTGATAAACTTGAAGGTTTGCTGGCGAAGGCTGCTTTGTCTTTACCTGCAACCAAGGGCTTTGAATTTGGCAGTGGGTTTGCAG GAACTTATTTGACTGGCAGCCAGCATAATGATGAATTCTTCatggatgaaaatggaaggattAGGACAAGAACAAATCGCTCTGGTGGAATACAG GGTGGTATATCCAATGGGGAAATTATAAACATGAGAGTAGCTTTCAAGCCAACATCAACTATCGGa AGGAAGCAACATACAGTTACTAGGGAGAAACAAGAAACAGAGCTGATCGCCCGTGGTCGCCATGATCCTTGTGTCGTCCCACGGG CGGTTCCAATGGTAGAAGCCATGGTTGCCCTAGTGCTCGTTGACCAACTGATGGCGCACTACGCCCAATGCCATCTCTTTCCCATCAATCCTGAGTTGCAAGACTCTCTGTCTTTGTCGAGTGCTCGGAGAGGCATTGAGTTTGCCCCTTCAGAGGAGGTAGCAAACCAGTTGTGA